From one Pedobacter faecalis genomic stretch:
- a CDS encoding DUF4159 domain-containing protein, with protein MNKRPGYIFALACLAAVLLIGFRVPTYKIGRLKYSGGGDWYANRTALSNIIDFCNKNLLTNFASQEVVIDAGSPELVNYPFIYLTGHGNVVFSESEASNLRRYLTAGGFLHIDDNYGLDRFIRKEMKKVFPELSFTELPVSHAIYNQKFKFPKGLPKIHEHDNKRPQGLALILKGRVICFYSYESDLGNGWEDYGTYPGDTQESRLQALKMGANLIQYALTQ; from the coding sequence ATGAACAAAAGGCCAGGATATATATTTGCTCTGGCCTGCCTGGCTGCAGTTCTTCTTATAGGTTTTCGGGTACCAACCTACAAGATCGGCAGGCTTAAGTATAGCGGGGGGGGCGACTGGTATGCAAATCGTACCGCTTTATCCAACATAATTGACTTTTGTAACAAGAACCTGCTCACGAACTTCGCTTCTCAGGAGGTCGTTATAGATGCGGGCAGTCCGGAGCTTGTCAACTATCCGTTCATATATCTTACAGGCCACGGAAATGTTGTTTTCAGTGAAAGCGAAGCCAGCAACCTTCGGAGATACCTTACTGCTGGCGGATTTCTGCATATTGACGATAATTATGGACTTGACCGGTTTATCCGGAAGGAAATGAAGAAAGTATTTCCGGAACTCAGTTTTACAGAGTTACCAGTCAGCCACGCTATTTACAATCAAAAATTTAAGTTTCCAAAGGGACTACCCAAAATCCATGAACACGACAATAAGCGCCCACAAGGATTAGCCCTAATCCTCAAAGGCCGGGTGATCTGCTTTTACAGCTATGAGAGTGATTTAGGCAACGGATGGGAAGACTATGGCACATATCCAGGCGACACACAGGAAAGTCGTTTGCAGGCGCTTAAAATGGGTGCCAATCTGATTCAATACGCATTAACACAATAG
- a CDS encoding 16S rRNA (uracil(1498)-N(3))-methyltransferase, with translation MHVFYTPDINSDQYVLNEEESRHCIKVLRLVRGSVVHLVDGRGGLYTAEISSLGQRNVHLHILESKQNHQQRNHHLHIAVAPTKNIDRLEWFLEKATEIGIDEITPVICSRSERKVVKHDRLVKVITSAVKQSLQAYHPILNPQASLTDFLRSDISSAVDGNVKQRKLIAHCEEDSEKAYISQLCRPYERYTILIGPEGDFASSEIELAQSKGYAPVSLGSSRLRTETAALAACFEINYLNR, from the coding sequence ATGCATGTTTTTTATACACCAGACATCAATTCAGATCAATATGTCTTGAATGAGGAAGAAAGCAGGCATTGTATCAAAGTACTCAGGTTAGTTCGCGGTTCCGTTGTGCACCTTGTAGATGGGAGAGGTGGGCTGTATACCGCGGAGATTAGTTCTTTAGGTCAGCGGAATGTGCACCTTCATATTCTTGAATCCAAGCAAAATCATCAACAGCGGAATCATCACCTGCATATAGCTGTTGCGCCTACAAAAAACATCGATCGTCTCGAATGGTTTCTGGAGAAGGCTACTGAAATCGGTATCGACGAAATCACTCCAGTTATATGCAGCCGCTCGGAGCGGAAAGTGGTTAAGCATGATCGGCTTGTAAAGGTCATCACTTCTGCAGTTAAGCAGTCGCTCCAAGCCTATCATCCGATTTTGAATCCTCAGGCCAGTCTTACGGATTTTCTGCGGTCTGATATCAGCTCTGCTGTTGACGGTAACGTCAAACAACGCAAGCTAATCGCACACTGCGAAGAAGACAGTGAGAAGGCCTACATAAGTCAACTCTGCCGCCCGTATGAGCGATATACTATACTGATCGGTCCGGAAGGTGATTTTGCGTCCTCAGAAATTGAACTTGCCCAGAGTAAAGGTTACGCACCTGTTTCACTTGGGTCGTCACGGTTGCGTACAGAGACCGCTGCACTCGCCGCATGTTTTGAAATTAATTACTTAAACAGATGA